DNA sequence from the Strigops habroptila isolate Jane chromosome 4, bStrHab1.2.pri, whole genome shotgun sequence genome:
AGCAGGTCCAAGTTGTGTTGGTAAAACTTAAAACCTGTTGACACTTGAAAATCCAGTTAGCTGTACATTTGGAATTATTTAAAGAATCATCTTCTTACATGTTTGTTCTTTACCCTTTAATGAGCAAAGTCGAGCAGGTAGCTTCAGATCATTCTGACTTACGCTCAAAGTCAAGTTTCTGCAACCTTTCATtgaaaattacttatttttccatACTGAATTTGCAGTTCTGGAGAGGTTAGCAAatacaaaaagctgtttttaaaaacaagagctgtgttttaaaagcattacagGTTTTCTTATTTGCATAACCTTAAAATGTATGTGGGAGGGTGTTAAATACGTGCtggaaaatacatgaaatgaaGGTTCATAGTGTGCCACtgtttttgaaagacaaaatactttatttttcacaagcTGGCTTACAATTTTAACCTTTCCACCGTGCAGTGAGGGTTAAATTGCTGTGGGAGGTCTGCAAAGTCAGGTTCTAACACTTGTAGTTCACAAGAACCATAATAATAGCACCTTCCTACAGAATAAGGccataaatgaaagaagaatctGGAATAAAAAATGGAATGGTATGCAATGGGTAAGACTAAACCATGTTTAACAGGATCATTGTCTGTTTTGTTTACTTGCAGAATCCAGCAGCTGTTTGAAGAGATATTAGGCAATAGCAGGCAATTGAAATGGCTGTCTTGTGGGTTTATGCTGCAAATAGTAACTCCCACATCATTGTCCTCCTTATCAAACCCCATAGCCAACACCATGGAGCATCTGAGCTTGTTGGACAACCACATCCCTGGTAATACCACTCTTATCACCGCGGTTGAATTGGAGCGCTTTGTGAATCTGCGTTCGCTCGCTTTggatttctgtgattttacagCTGAAATGGCAAGAGTCCTGGCTGATAGCAACCATGTGCCTTTGCATCGACTGTCTCTCCTGGTCCACAGTGTTTCCATAATGCACAAGTCATTGGACAGTATGCCAGAAGATGAGAATTGGAAGGCGCTGACTCGCAACAGCACTAATCTTCGGGTCTATATAATGGCTTTTGATGTCAAAAGTGATGATATGTTAAGGATTCTTAAGCCCAGTATCCCCTTAGAGAGGATTCACTTTGACAGCTACATCACTTGTGTTTCAGGGGCTGTTGTTGACCTCATATCCAGGCAGTATGACAAGTTCCTCACTCACTTTATCCTAATGAATGATGTGATAGATATGTCTGGCTTCCCAGATCTCAGCGACAACCGGAATGAAGATCCACTTGTCTTACTAGCCTGGAGGTGCACAAGACTGTCTCTCCTGGCTGTTCATGGTAGGTAATATGCTCTGCGGGCATAGTATATGACTTGGAAATACTTGCAACATTTCAGCCTTTTTAATCACAATGTGTTTTACTGGAGTGGTGTTCGAAAGTCTGCTGCACAGTTGCTATATGTTCTGTTGTACCTTGTACtgatatttttgtgtttgaaaattTGGTGGTGTTTATTGTGTATGAGTTCTAAAAGTACTTGTAGCTTACTAACGTCTGTTGAGAAGTCACACAGGATTTTATAAGACTTCTCACAGAAGTGAGGATCACTAAGAACTGAGCATTCCAGGGGGCTTATCCTGAAAGTGGTCTGCATTATGCACGTTCCACCAGGTGGCTGGTTATGTGACCGtgaacactgaaaacatttgctgttttaCTATGAGCTCATATGCTGGCAAGATGAGATGATTGTGCTTCCTGTTTGTAAATGACACGGGGAAGTGCCCTAAGGCTGAGGGGAGGAAGTCTGTTACCAGTTTGGTAAGACTTTGCCAGAAGATGAAAGCTGAAGAATACAATGCAGAGGAGGGTGAGTTGGTTTCACCAGTAATACTAGGACTAGGTTTATCCCACCTATTTATTTGCCATATaattgcaaataataaaaaagcatgcATTTATATTCAGTTCTCTCATCAGTACAGTACTTGATAGAGGTTACAGTTGTTTAGCAAATTTGAAGGTGCCTGAAACTGAAATAATCCAGAAgagttctttttgtttgtgctGGAATCAGCTTACCAAGACCAATCGTGATGATGCGTGAAGGAGTTAAATAATGACTCTGTATTGTGTTGCATAAGAATAAGCTGTCCTCAGACTGCTTGGGGGAGTAAAGCTCCAGTCATTCAGCACAAACAGGGAGAGACCTTCAGCAGTGAAGGCTGTACATTCACATTTCCTTGGTTGAAGTCAGAAGGTTGTGCTGTACCTGCCAGGAAAAGTTTTTTCCACTGTCTTCTACTGAAAAATCATAAGGAAGGCGGTGGTGGGGGAATCAGTTCAGCTGTTTCTCCTTTATAGTTTCCAGGTCTGACCAATTTTTGGATACTGGCATGTGACTGTACCACTCTAAATGTGCATTTTATGGGTTTCTTTAAAATTTGGATACAAGTGTgaggacttaaaaaaaaaaaaaaaaaaaaaaaaaaaaaaattaaaaattaaaaagtcttaCCCTaaattctcctcctcctccagagaAGTCCTCTAATGCATTATCTAAACTTAAAAATATGGTGAAATACCTGAAATAAGCTAGCACAAGTATCTTTTAATACCAGTGCATGACTATTCAGCAGAAGGAATTAGTCTGTGCAGGTTATTGGGAATGCAAATGCCTTCTACAGTTCTGTGTAGCAAATGGGTGATGCTGCATCTTCATTTGGAGAGATGCTGTGTATACCTGGGAGAGAGAATGGCCAAGTATCAACCTTGCTGTGGTGTTGAGATCCAgattctttccccttcttttctcccctccttgTAGCAGAAGCTAGCTAAGCTGCTTATAAATGCCTCCTGATCGTTTTAAAGCTGTGAATATGACTCCTCTGGTACTGTAGCATAAGCATCTTCCTTCAAGAATAGCAACTGTGAAAAGAACATGACTAGGAAGAAAGATCTAGAATGCTGTGATGCTTTAGTGCAGTGTCTTAGGCTCAcgcttttgttttctgaggctTACCATAAAATGGTTGCTGGCTCCATAATTCATTTTATATGTAAGTGCTCAGGTTTCGCCTGTCTGCTGAAGaggttatttttcagtttccagtaCTACTCAGGGGTTGCTGATGGTGGTGGTTCGTTTTTggattgtttggggtttttttccccccccttctctCCTTTGCTGTTAGCTctgaaaaaggcttttgtttACGTAtagttttttaatttcccagcAGCTTAATTTTCCCAGTTCAGATACTGTGCAGACTGCAGCTTTACTTGGAATTTAAGAGGGTATCTCACCAAGAGAATGATGATGAAGGCAGAAACGAGCCTTTCCTTTTGCAATGGAAGGGCTGACTTAGCAGAGCTCCCAAAAAATGGGAAGTTCCCAGGTTATTTGTGGTTTGCATCTGAATAAGGAGGAGCCCAGCATTTGCCTTAGCCAGGGTACAGAAAGGTAACAGGGCAGTAGGAGTTTTTAAAGAGGGATGCCATTATATACTAAGGGGGAagctttgtaattattttaaatctcagaTGGAATAACAAGATATATGTagtttttggggggttggtgttggtttttttttatttatatatatactggTGTGCCCTATTTCCTGGAGAGGATTTTGGTTtgtatgttttggggttttttttctttgttaaatcTACCTCTAATGGAACAAAAGCAGACACTTTCTTCTAGCGCaaacagttttaagaaaatCCTTTTATACATTCACTTGAAATAACTGATTACTCCTTTTAATTCTATTTGTTTCTACTACAGAGTAGATCACAGGAGGTTTGAAATTGTAGCTGTAACTTGTAGTAAGGAAGTCCACTTTTCTACAAATAGTGGAAAAAGTTAGATCTGGAAAAGCTTGGTCAAActacctgaaatatttttgataattctttctttattcagaATATGAAATGGAGGTTTACCACTtgcaaccaaaaaaaatccccatgcTGTAGGGGGATTCTGCCAGATGGAAGATGACAAATAGGGGACATTGGGATGGTTTGCTACTAAGTacttctgtaacaaaaaaaagccacGTAGCAAAATGACAGAGCaacttactttttcttcttcttcttcttccccctaGGTTACACAGTTTGGGCTCATAATCTTATAGCAATTGCTCGTCTTCGTGGCTCTGACCTGAAAGTTCTGGAAGTCACGGAAGAAAGCATTGATTTTGACCAAGGAGAACTGGCTGATCAGGATGTGGATCCAGTACACAATCTCATTGAGCAAGTATCTCTCGGATTGGGTCGACCTTGGCACGCCGTCATGGACATAGAGCTGCTCAGTGTCTTCACTGAGCCAACTTGTCACTTCTACAGAGAGATGCAAAGCTTCAGTGAAGGCATTTAGCTCCTTATCTACAATTCCTGTGGTTACATATGCAAGTAGGGTCctattatgttttttttttttttttcagtagtgtGAATTAACCCCTTTTGTGCTGTGTTTAATCAGTATTAGCTATATAGAATTATATATGTGTATTCTACTTCTTGATCAAAGAACGTAGTCGGGTATTGGTTTAGAAGCTGAAAGTGGCAGTGTTTAGGGTTTTCACGGTTAATGGACTTGTCTACCAAACCTTACAGAGGCACAGCCAAAGGCTGTCCGAGGTTGCCGGCTAACTTTACTTCTACTGAGTAACTGCTTTTGTAATGATTTTTACTCTTATATCGGAGTTCTGTGCTCAGGAGCCAACCCTTTTTGATACCCATATCCATAGCCCAGTGGATTTCTGTGCTGTCATTGTGTGCTTAATCTGGTAGCATGCTACTTAATAGGCTTAAAGGAAGAGAAGTCTATCCAGGGCTGTTCATCATAAGACTCTCACCTTGCTTTATTTCACGTGCAGATTCTGAAGCATGACTTAACTCCCATTCTCAGCTGTTCCTAGCTGGTAAGCGGCGGGGCGAAACACTAGCTGTTCAGGTACCTGCACTTCCAGATCCACTCCATGAGCTGTATGTAGTCTTTCGGATTCTTTGCAAACTCCTCCTTGTTTATTCTCGTGTTCTGTCATCCTCCTTAAAAGTTAGCTTTGGGccaaagtttaaaagaaaaaaagcaagaatgtGCACTCCGATGAGGTAAAAACATAACAGCGAAGACTTCAGTACAAAGGTATACACCTGCAAACAAACATTAGTCGTGAAATCCCTAGCAACCGAGTCACTGGATTTTCTCTGTCAGCGCCTGTGTCAGCTGCCAAAGAATAGATTAAAAACGAAGAAGTGCCCACATGCTGGCAGGGGCAGGCCAACTTTTGGCCAGCCAGATACTGCTAGATTGTAATATATAAGGTCGAATTTCGACCTGTGGTacacagctgtgctgtggctcAGTCAGCAACCTCAGAACTCTTAACAAACATGCACCTGTTTCACTGTGAATAGTGAAtgtaaaggaaggaaaggaagcaaataCAAAGCTTGTTCTATCACAGGTATGAGCTGCTATGATGCATGAAGAACATTCCatgaagtatgttttaaaatcttgttaTATCTGAGAGGCTTTAAAAGCCGATTTAACTGTTTCAGGGCAACCGCGGTACAGACGTGGTCTCTGTGAGACTTCCACCTGACCCCAGTTTTAAGTGGTACGAATGTTGTGCATTTAATGTTTAAAGGACAGTCTGCAATAATAAAGTAAGTGGCCAACGTGGGTGCCCAGCAGTGCTGAGACCTGGCTGCTATATTGTAAGCTTTGGAAAACACAATTTATGCAACAGATGTCCAGATATGATTCTATTTATGGAAAAAGTTTATATGTGTTTTACAAATGGTTTTACCATCTTATATTAAAATGACCTTTTGACAGGTGTGCGCTGTTTTGTCTCCAGTGAGCACATACCATGCGGATTTTATATGTACATCAGTAGAGTGAATCCACTGGCACAGTGTGTGTATATGCCAGATGTGGTGAGATTTTATCTTATAAATGTGATCAGACAAAAAAAACTCCTGACAGAAAATGTAAGGAAACCAGCTGAATGTTTGAATTGATGACTGATGTTGTATGGTTTATGTTAAATGTATATTCTTTTAATCAATgaataaagcattaaaaattgaTCACtgtataaaatactttattgtATCAGCATGAAGATTTTTAGGATTAAAAAGCACCATCGTTGATAAGCTGTGTGTAACTGGTAGCTCCCGTTGTGTTTAGGTCAACAAAAGAGTCTAAAATAAGTcgtacagtatttttttccttttattttttttaatttggctgAGTTTTGCCAAAGTTTTTTGCAGGGgtggagaaaggggaaggacGCTTTGCTAAAGATCAGGCTATCGGACCAGTTAGCACAAACAGTATATCGTGATATGACTTACTAGACTGATACAGTAAACTGTGGACTATAGACTATAGAAGACTATTTTTGAGAAATTCCTGCTGCATCTGTTGCAATTGCTTAAATCAAAATCTAATGTgctcaagaaaaataatgtgtaGTACTTCTTTGGTGTCCCACTATTAAATAGATTCTGAATACCTGCAATGCTTCAGTTTGACGTTTTATCTGTACGCAGAGTACATAGCTGTGCATTCTGAATGGAAGCTGCAAGTGCCTGGTAagctgctgaggagctgccGTGCCCTGTACTGCCTGGTTGTGCTGTGAGGATTGTCAGAGTGGCTGTTCAGTGTGTGCGTGCCAAGCACTGGTTtgatttcagctgctgcatcTCCCTTTCCTTGTAGTCCAAACTGCTGCCAAGCCCTGAGACTTCCTGCACTGCTCGTGGTTTAAGCAGTCTCCTAGATCTAGACTTGCCAAGAAGGATCATTTGCCAACATACCGAGAAGATGTGGTGGGTAATAAAGATCAGGTAAATACAGTTACAGCTTTTCATATTCCAGCAGAGCGATGGGACTTGGTGCCTTTCAGGGCTCAGGAGGGAGGCTTATGTAGCAGTGCAATATGATTGTGATTGTTCATCAGCATCTGCACCTGAAATTTGGTTGTAAAGTGATTGAGATTTCTGGCTTTTTCTGTGCGACTTCCTGAAGCAAATGTTGTGTCCTCTGGCTTAAAACAGAGTTGCAGGATGTTAATT
Encoded proteins:
- the FBXO33 gene encoding F-box only protein 33 — encoded protein: MLLFLSQEPEARPGPPPGAAAAAGLGPAPGMSVCGEAVGAGSLPSELVVHIFSFLAGPDRLRASAACSHWRECLFYPALWPRLRLSLRVSPAERPRLEFLMRKCGWFVRELRVQFAADNYPSGGGGGGGGAAVAAAASEGAAAAGDGEAPPLCPRWLDLLRTYLELVLCVLSSVRNNRNLQKLSLFGDISILQQHGSISNTYLGKVDPDGKKIKQIQQLFEEILGNSRQLKWLSCGFMLQIVTPTSLSSLSNPIANTMEHLSLLDNHIPGNTTLITAVELERFVNLRSLALDFCDFTAEMARVLADSNHVPLHRLSLLVHSVSIMHKSLDSMPEDENWKALTRNSTNLRVYIMAFDVKSDDMLRILKPSIPLERIHFDSYITCVSGAVVDLISRQYDKFLTHFILMNDVIDMSGFPDLSDNRNEDPLVLLAWRCTRLSLLAVHGYTVWAHNLIAIARLRGSDLKVLEVTEESIDFDQGELADQDVDPVHNLIEQVSLGLGRPWHAVMDIELLSVFTEPTCHFYREMQSFSEGI